The following are encoded together in the Brassica napus cultivar Da-Ae chromosome A9, Da-Ae, whole genome shotgun sequence genome:
- the LOC106414969 gene encoding NAC domain-containing protein 7-like isoform X2, producing the protein MNSFSHVPPGFRFHPTDEELVDYYLRKKVASKRIEIDFIKDIDLYKIEPWDLLELCKIGHEEQSDWYFFSHKDKKYPTGTRTNRATKAGFWKATGRDKAIYLRHSLIGMRKTLVFYMGRAPNGQKSDWIMHEYRLETDENGAPQEEGWVVCRVFKKRLPAVIRRMGDYDSSPSRWYDEQLSFMASELETNGPRRIVPNHHQQQHHQPFSYGINASAYALNNPNLQCKQELELQYSHLSNQVHEEQMNQGNQSFSSLYMNSGNGQTMDQVTDWRSLDKFVASQLSNEEAATASASLQNNGKDTSNVEYQIDEEKDQKRVSDMGEEYVASTSSSCQIDLWK; encoded by the exons ATGAATTCGTTTTCCCACGTCCCTCCGGGTTTTAGATTTCACCCAACGGACGAAGAACTTGTAGACTACTACCTGAGAAAAAAAGTTGCATCGAAGAGAATAGAAATTGATTTCATAAAAGACATTGATCTTTACAAGATTGAACCGTGGGATCTTCTAG AGTTGTGCAAAATTGGACATGAAGAGCAAAGTGATTGGTACTTCTTTAGCCATAAAGACAAGAAGTATCCCACAGGGACTCGAACCAATAGAGCAACCAAAGCAGGATTTTGGAAAGCCACAGGAAGAGACAAGGCTATATACTTGAGGCATAGTCTTATTGGTATGAGGAAAACACTTGTGTTCTACATGGGGAGAGCCCCAAATGGACAAAAATCCGACTGGATCATGCACGAATACCGCTTAGAAACCGATGAAAATGGAGCTCCTCAG GAAGAAGGATGGGTTGTGTGTAGGGTTTTCAAGAAGAGGTTGCCCGCAGTTATTAGACGAATGGGAGATTATGACTCATCGCCTTCACGTTGGTATGACGAGCAGCTCTCTTTTATGGCCTCTGAGCTCGAGACAAACGGTCCAAGACGGATTGTCCCCAATCATCATCAGCAGCAGCACCACCAGCCTTTTTCATATGGGATCAATGCATCTGCTTACGCTCTCAACAACCCTAACTTGCAATGCAAGCAAGAGCTAGAACTACAATACAGCCACTTG TCAAATCAGGTGCATGAGGAACAAATGAATCAAGGGAATCAGAGTTTCAGCTCTCTATACATGAATAGTGGGAACGGGCAAACGATGGACCAGGTCACGGACTGGAGATCCCTAGATAAATTTGTTGCGTCTCAGCTAAGCAACGAGGAGGCCGCCACAGCTTCTGCTTCTCTACAGAACAATGGCAAAGACACAAGCAACGTGGAGTACCAAATTGATGAAGAAAAAGATCAGAAAAGGGTTTCAGACATGGGAGAAGAATATGTTGCTTCGACTTCTTCGAGTTGTCAGATTGATCTATGGAAGTGA
- the LOC106414969 gene encoding NAC domain-containing protein 7-like isoform X1 — MNSFSHVPPGFRFHPTDEELVDYYLRKKVASKRIEIDFIKDIDLYKIEPWDLLELCKIGHEEQSDWYFFSHKDKKYPTGTRTNRATKAGFWKATGRDKAIYLRHSLIGMRKTLVFYMGRAPNGQKSDWIMHEYRLETDENGAPQEEGWVVCRVFKKRLPAVIRRMGDYDSSPSRWYDEQLSFMASELETNGPRRIVPNHHQQQHHQPFSYGINASAYALNNPNLQCKQELELQYSHLQSNQVHEEQMNQGNQSFSSLYMNSGNGQTMDQVTDWRSLDKFVASQLSNEEAATASASLQNNGKDTSNVEYQIDEEKDQKRVSDMGEEYVASTSSSCQIDLWK; from the exons ATGAATTCGTTTTCCCACGTCCCTCCGGGTTTTAGATTTCACCCAACGGACGAAGAACTTGTAGACTACTACCTGAGAAAAAAAGTTGCATCGAAGAGAATAGAAATTGATTTCATAAAAGACATTGATCTTTACAAGATTGAACCGTGGGATCTTCTAG AGTTGTGCAAAATTGGACATGAAGAGCAAAGTGATTGGTACTTCTTTAGCCATAAAGACAAGAAGTATCCCACAGGGACTCGAACCAATAGAGCAACCAAAGCAGGATTTTGGAAAGCCACAGGAAGAGACAAGGCTATATACTTGAGGCATAGTCTTATTGGTATGAGGAAAACACTTGTGTTCTACATGGGGAGAGCCCCAAATGGACAAAAATCCGACTGGATCATGCACGAATACCGCTTAGAAACCGATGAAAATGGAGCTCCTCAG GAAGAAGGATGGGTTGTGTGTAGGGTTTTCAAGAAGAGGTTGCCCGCAGTTATTAGACGAATGGGAGATTATGACTCATCGCCTTCACGTTGGTATGACGAGCAGCTCTCTTTTATGGCCTCTGAGCTCGAGACAAACGGTCCAAGACGGATTGTCCCCAATCATCATCAGCAGCAGCACCACCAGCCTTTTTCATATGGGATCAATGCATCTGCTTACGCTCTCAACAACCCTAACTTGCAATGCAAGCAAGAGCTAGAACTACAATACAGCCACTTG CAGTCAAATCAGGTGCATGAGGAACAAATGAATCAAGGGAATCAGAGTTTCAGCTCTCTATACATGAATAGTGGGAACGGGCAAACGATGGACCAGGTCACGGACTGGAGATCCCTAGATAAATTTGTTGCGTCTCAGCTAAGCAACGAGGAGGCCGCCACAGCTTCTGCTTCTCTACAGAACAATGGCAAAGACACAAGCAACGTGGAGTACCAAATTGATGAAGAAAAAGATCAGAAAAGGGTTTCAGACATGGGAGAAGAATATGTTGCTTCGACTTCTTCGAGTTGTCAGATTGATCTATGGAAGTGA
- the LOC106415018 gene encoding thylakoid lumenal protein TL20.3, chloroplastic, with translation MALSSLSPLPMKSLDTTRSSSSVSSSLYHVRRYPLRRLQLISRSRPERDSSNSREDCCSGGEPKTWKRFLSGALAVAVIVSSSGFPAMADLNKFEADIRGEFGIGSAAQFGSADLSKTVHSNENFRRANFTSADMRESDFSGSTFNGAYLEKAVAYKANFSGADLSDTLMDRMVLNEANLTNAILVRSVLTRSDLGGAKIEGADFSDAVIDLLQKQALCKYANGTNPLTGVSTRKSLGCGNSRRNAYGSPSSPLLSAPPQRLLGRDGFCDEKTGLCDAS, from the exons ATGGCTCTCTCTTCGCTCTCTCCTCTGCCCATGAAGTCACTTGACACTACACGATCCTCATCTTCCGTCTCAAGCTCTCTTTACCATGTTCGAAGATACCCATTGAGGCGTTTACAGCTAATCTCCCGTTCAAGACCAGAAAGAGATTCTTCAAATTCTAG GGAAGATTGTTGCTCCGGTGGAGAACCGAAGACGTGGAAGAGGTTTTTATCTGGAGCATTAGCAGTGGCTGTGATAGTGTCGAGCTCAGGGTTTCCTGCAATGGCAGATCTTAACAAGTTTGAGGCGGATATACGTGGCGAGTTTGGGATTGGATCAGCTGCTCAGTTCGGTTCTGCTGATCTCAG CAAAACAGTTCACTCCAATGAAAATTTCAg AAGAGCCAACTTCACTTCTGCAGACATGAGAGAGTCTGACTTCAGTGGTTCAACCTTCAATGGCGCCTATCTTGAGAAAGCAGTTGCCTACAAAGCTAACTTCTcag GTGCTGATTTGAGTGATACATTGATGGACCGGATG GTGCTAAACGAGGCAAATCTGACAAATGCAATTCTTGTACGTTCGGTTCTAACACGTAGTGACCTCGGTGGTGCCAAGATCGAAGGCGCAGACTTTAGTGACGCTGTGATTGATCTTCTTCAAAAACAG GCTTTGTGTAAATACGCAAACGGGACAAACCCATTGACTGGAGTGAGCACAAGGAAGAGTCTTGGATGTGGAAATAGCAGGAGAAATGCATATGGCTCCCCTTCGTCTCCTTTACTCAGTGCACCGCCTCAACGTCTGCTAGGCCGTGATGGATTCTGCGATGAGAAGACAGGTCTTTGTGACGCCTCATAG
- the LOC106415019 gene encoding putative pre-16S rRNA nuclease — protein sequence MRSLQYLPSVAISYRTQRDVNTSLLPRPSPIKTRNYPLPLRAATSTDEIPPNAVRRKTDSNWRGGFSLGVDLGLSKTGIALSKGYTFRPLTVLKSRGQKLETRLLEIAEEEEVNEFIIGLPRSSDGKETVQSNKVRSVAGRLAVQAAERGWRVYVLDEHGTSSEASDRMIVMGLGKSERQSREDAYAAVILLERYFSTQGLGAEIILPKSLDLQEKIKNSAPKDPDFLPGKLEEYYKF from the exons ATGCGTTCTCTTCAGTATCTCCCCTCCGTCGCAATCTCTTACAGAACCCAAAGAGACGTAAACACCTCTCTCCTTCCTCGCCCATCTCCCATTAAAACACGTAATTATCCTCTACCGTTGAGGGCAGCGACGTCAACTGACGAAATTCCCCCTAACGCCGTTCGCCGGAAAACAGACAGCAACTGGAGAGGAGGGTTCAGTCTCGGCGTAGACTTAGGGTTGTCGAAGACAGGAATCGCACTTAGTAAAGGCTACACCTTTCGTCCTCTCACG GTTTTGAAATCGAGAGGGCAGAAGCTCGAGACTAGACTGTTGGAAATTGCAGAAGAAGAG GAGGTTAATGAGTTCATAATTGGGTTGCCGAGATCTTCTGACGGGAAAGAGACGGTTCAGTCTAATAAAGTTCGATCTGTCGCCGGACGGCTTGCGGTTCAAGCTGCTGAGAG AGGTTGGAGGGTTTATGTATTGGATGAGCATGGGACATCTTCAGAAGCTTCAGACCGAATGATTGTAAT GGGACTTGGCAAGAGTGAAAGACAGAGCAGAGAAGATGCGTACGCTGCTGTG ATATTGTTGGAGAGGTATTTCTCTACACAAGGTCTAGGAGCGGAGATTATACTTCCCAAGAGTTTAGACCTCCAAGAGAAGATCAAGAACAGTGCGCCCAAAGACCCTGACTTTTTACCGGGAAAGCTCGAAGAGTATTACAAATTCTAA